One window of the Rhinoraja longicauda isolate Sanriku21f unplaced genomic scaffold, sRhiLon1.1 Scf000416, whole genome shotgun sequence genome contains the following:
- the LOC144590944 gene encoding uncharacterized protein LOC144590944, giving the protein MSEILQLATLGRPFQLGMLYDCRSDTLIPGVTLWDLQTLQSNLDGHDKPSTEFHIIASDSMERKAAALNVSGSLKVSLLGGLVEVKGSAKYLSDTKESKQQARVTLQYKTTTRFEQLTMNHLGRQNITYPGVFDEGSATHVIIAVLYGAQAFFVFDQMASSAENTQDIQGNMEAMIKHLPQIAIQLEATVKMTKEQKSHSEKFSCTFYGDFSLKNNPTTFKDAINIYRTLPTLLGPGGEHSVPITVWLYPLNKLDSKAAQLVREISVGLVNRCQSVLEQLSEAVMRCNDLMKESVAVQFPEIRNRILHFREMCLEYTLVFQGNLARVLPSIRSGRVEEGLLVNILKNREQSPFKHQALTTWLDDKEREMKVVRRYLSGFKDVPIVKSMGELDDKLMDLATDYVVCFTFTTLHREDFYLSEAKNHLQSLTAQNMQVPNPADRACATGHSEHWFNSRSVSQKMNELFRSFLDFATANSADEKVKFLVSSVQNDSKVGASIYLYERGFLENQCFEPPSQLEIPTVSGTTHDSVTLQLQPPRCGAGKVVGYKVEYQVSQQEEWTILDTPDQCHSFTIPGLQPHQEYHIRYRAVTKVGVSKASESYKSFTRPASPPGNPVFQDCSPNPTLHWDRPSQIGADVNIIRYSIEYREEPLANFNKKGGSWEEVKTTDTQCSYRLEGLKPTTVYRVRVSAECRKTGSSAASEEVSIKIETTSVRIAQKLLNDTQLISKGNPSIYKLKLQKEVADKSKQLMKCSVGKPTTKHTMKTIMVLGATGSGKTSLINGMINYILGVEWGDNFRYKLIREETGKSQAESQTSSITAYQLHHHVGFNIDYSLTIIDTPGFGDTRGISRDQQITEQIREFFTSPQGVDQIDAVCFVTQASLPRLTHTQKYVFDSILSIFGKDIAENIQILVTFADGQLPPVLDALKLADIPCLKDKTGLPVHFKFNNSAIFAQRGENDDNFDAMFWKMGANSMKTFFIALNTMETRSLSLTREVLKERKQLEVAVVGLQIQIRIGLAKLEELRKTQQALNQHQTEQDANKDFEYVIDVTIPVKIDISRTGTYITNCQKCFFTCHYPCAIPNDNRKRCCSIMDRKGNCTVCPDKCIWKVHFNQKYKFDYVTKKEKKAYSVLKEKYEKAYGAKMSQQNIMETLKHEFDEVENTVLALIEQLSGSIRRLEEIALRPNPLSTPVYIDLMIQSEKEEAKPGFMERIERLSE; this is encoded by the exons ATGAGTGAGATCTTGCAACTGGCCACTCTGGGCCGTCCTTTCCAATTGGGAATGCTGTACGACTGCCGATCGGACACTCTGATCCCAG GTGTCACCTTGTGGGACTTACAGACACTGCAGAGCAACCTTGATGGTCATGATAAGCCCAGCACCGAGTTTCACATCATTGCATCAGACTCCATGGAGAGGAAAGCCGCTGCCCTCAATgtgtcagggtcactgaaggTGAGTCTCCTGGGTGGGTTAGTGGAGGTGAAAGGGTCGGCAAAATATCTCAGTGACACAAAGGAATCTAAGCAACAAGCACGAGTTACCCTTCAGTACAAAACAACAACCAGGTTTGAGCAACTGACGATGAATCACTTAGGGAGACAGAATATTACCTACCCGGGTGTGTTTGATGAGGGCTCAGCCACCCATGTCATTATAGCAGTGCTCTATGGGGCCCAGGCCTTCTTTGTGTTTGACCAAATGGCTTCATCAGCAGAGAACACACAGGATATTCAGGGTAACATGGAGGCAATGATTAAACATCTCCCTCAGATTGCGATTCAGCTCGAAGCCACCGTAAAAATGACAAAAGAACAAAAGTCTCATTCTGAGAAATTTAGCTGCACCTTTTATGGGGATTTCTCACTGAAGAACAATCCCACCACCTTCAAAGATGCCATCAATATCTACAGAACACTCCCAACCCTCCTCGGCCCAGGTGGAGAGCATTCAGTGCCCATCACTGTCTGGCTCTATCCTCTCAATAAACTCGACTCAAAAGCTGCCCAGCTGGTGAGGGAGATCAGCGTGGGACTGGTCAATCGCTGTCAGAGTGTCCTGGAACAGCTCAGTGAGGCCGTGATGAGGTGCAATGACTTGATGAAAGAAAGTGTCGCCGTTCAGTTTCCTGAGATCAGGAATAGGATACTGCACTTTCGAGAAATGTGTCTGGAGTACACACTAGTTTTCCAGGGGAATTTGGCGAGGGTTCTGCCATCCATTCGGAGCGGCAGGGTGGAGGAAGGATTACTGGTGAATATACTGAAGAACAGGGAACAGTCACCATTCAAACACCAGGCACTGACCACGTGGCTGGATGACAAGGAACGGGAGATGAAGGTAGTGAGACGTTACCTCAGCGGATTTAAAGATGTACCAATTGTGAAATCAATGGGCGAGTTGGATGACAAGTTGATGGATCTAGCAacagattatgttgtctgcttcacATTTACAACATTACATCGGGAGGACTTCTACCTGTCAGAGGCAAAaaaccacctccaatctctcacaGCTCAGAACATGCAGGTACCCAATCCTGCTGACAGAGCCTGTGCAACAGGACACAGCGAGCACTGGTTTAATTCACGGTCTGTCTCGCAGAAAATGAACGAGCTATTCCGATCATTCCTGGATTTTGCCACAGCCAATAGTGCAGATGAGAAAGTAAAATTCCTTGTTAGTTCTGTGCAGAATGACAGCAAAGTGGGAGCATCCATTTACCTGTATGAGAGAGGGTTTCTGGAGAACCAGTGCTTTGAACCCCCGTCACAGCTAGAGATACCGACGGTTAGTGGAACAACTCATGACAGTGTGACGCTGCAGTTACAGCCACCAAGATGTGGTGCCGGTAAGGTTGTGGGCTACAAGGTAGAATACCAAGTTAGCCAGCAGGAGGAATGGACAATTCTGGACACACCTGATCAATGCCACTCCTTCACAATACCTGGGTTACAGCCACACCAGGAGTATCACATTCGATACAGAGCAGTGACCAAGGTAGGGGTCAGCAAGGCTAGTGAGAGCTACAAGAGCTTCACCCGGCCGGCAAGCCCACCTGGTAATCCGGTCTTCCAGGATTGTTCACCCAATCCAACACTGCACTGGGACAGACCAAGTCAGATTGGAGCTGATGTTAATATAATTCGATACAGCATTGAATATAGAGAAGAACCGTTAGCTAATTTCAACAAGAAAGGTGGATCATGGGAGGAAGTTAAGacaacagacacacaatgctcctATCGTTTAGAGGGACTGAAACCCACGACTGTCTACCGAGTCCGGGTGTCTGCTGAGTGCAGAAAAACAGGATCTAGTGCAGCAAGTGAGGAGGTTTCAATAAAAATAGAAACCACATCAGTCAGAATAGCCCAGAAACTTCTCAACGACACTCAATTAATATCCAAAGGAAACCCTTCCATTTACAAGCTCAAACTACAGAAGGAGGTAGCTGATAAATCCAAACAGCTTATGAAATGCTCCGTTGGAAAACCCACCACAAAACACACAATGAAGACAATTATGGTTCTGGGAGCAACTGGGTCAGGAAAGACATCCCTCATCAATGGGATGATCAATTACATCTTGGGCGTGGAATGGGGAGACAACTTCAGATACAAGTTAATACGGGAAGAGACAGGAAAAtcccaggctgagagtcagacaTCCTCCATCACTGCCTACCAGCTCCATCATCACGTAGGATTTAACATCGATTACTCTCTGACCATCATTGACACGCCAGGATTCGGAGACACCAGGGGCATCAGCCGGGATCAACAGATCACTGAGCAAATCCGTGAGTTCTTCACTTCCCCACAGGGTGTTGATCAGATCGACGCCGTGTGCTTTGTTACTCAAGCCTCCCTGCCTCGCCTGACTCACACACAGAAATATGTCTTTGATTCAATTCTTTCTATTTTTGGCAAAGATATTGCAGAGAACATTCAGATCCTGGTGACGTTTGCAGACGGACAGCTTCCCCCCGTTCTGGATGCCCTGAAATTAGCTGATATACCGTGTCTCAAAGACAAAACGGGTCTGCCAGTACACTTCAAGTTTAACAATTCAGCCATTTTTGCCCAGC GGGGAGAGAACGATGATAACTTTGATGCAATGTTTTGGAAGATGGGAGCAAACAGTATGAAGACATTCTTCATAGCTCTGAACACAATGGAAACCAGAAGTTTGAGTTTAACGAGAGAGGTTCTGAAGGAACGTAAGCAGTTAGAAGTTGCAGTGGTGGGTTTGCAGATTCAGATCCGAATTGGTCTCGCcaaactggaagaactcaggaaAACGCAACAAGCTCTGAACCAACACCAGACCGAGCAGGATGCAAATAAAGATTTTGAATATGTGATTGATGTTACAATTCCAGTAAAGATAGATATCAGCAGGACTGGTACTTATATAACCAACTGTCAGAAATGTTTCTTTACCTGCCATTATCCCTGCGCCATTCCTAACGACAATCGTAAACGTTGTTGTTCTATAATGGACCGAAAAGGGAACTGTACGGTCTGCCCGGACAAGTGCATCTGGAAAGTTCACTTCAACCAAAAGTACAAGTTTGATTATGTTacgaaaaaggagaagaaggcaTACAGTGTGCTGAAAGAAAAGTACGAGAAGGCCTATGGTGCGAAGATGTCCCAGCAGAATATTATGGAAACACTTAAGCATGAGTTTGATGAGGTTGAGAACACAGTTCTGGCGCTGATTGAACAATTATCGGGCAGCATTAGACGTCTTGAAGAAATAGCTCTGAGGCCAAACCCATTATCCACCCCAGTTTACATTGACCTCATGATTCAGTCTGAGAAAGAAGAGGCGAAGCCTGGGTTCATGGAGCGAATTGAGAGACTGAGTGAA